A stretch of Myxococcus hansupus DNA encodes these proteins:
- a CDS encoding patatin-like phospholipase family protein, with protein sequence MSPEPTSLGPLALSLSGGGYRAAAFHLGALRLLDAVGLLPDVVGLSTVSGGTLTGLAWVTSQLEGKSFREFHAGYSGYLQRTNVIAEALTGLTSNRDHGSHAWASLIRSASDIYARPDFLGDRRLGAVLDSDRVQLKEAIFNTTEFHTGLDFRFRRSDRPGALLGNNGYRVPRSVGQHVRLADIAAASSCFPGGFEPLVFPQQFHWPQDYPLDTAKQELGPKFEGGLPLMDGGIYDNQGIDSLMLAYGASEPPPTLIISDVSTQSPRMYDVPENPTKRGWVTLDGVSWMAYGLFALTLASAAILAWRGFETASQGAWSPSDYFLYLIPGLMSAAAATALVWARARLNDVMALLKRQMDLDVWPSFKKLTVLEFAQMLVLRVTSMLAMTSQVFMKRVRGLVFSQLYQDRRFKDRRVSNLITALTVDRPHLFAKHPWLKPGPHLVALGTQACQMPTTLWFTQARQFTAVESAGAATLCFVLLRHLIDHHTGQFEAPGQPLNALYERLRQEWSVLNPQRPQPEDQQSVAA encoded by the coding sequence ATGAGCCCAGAACCCACGTCTCTCGGACCGCTCGCCTTGTCACTGTCAGGGGGTGGCTACCGCGCGGCGGCCTTCCACCTGGGGGCGCTGCGCCTTCTGGACGCCGTGGGGCTGCTCCCCGACGTGGTGGGTCTGTCCACCGTGTCCGGCGGCACGCTCACGGGGCTGGCCTGGGTGACGAGCCAGTTGGAAGGCAAGTCGTTCCGCGAGTTCCATGCCGGCTACTCCGGCTATCTCCAGCGCACCAACGTCATCGCCGAGGCCCTCACCGGACTCACGTCGAACCGTGACCACGGCAGCCACGCGTGGGCCAGCCTCATCCGCTCCGCCTCGGACATCTACGCGCGGCCCGACTTCCTGGGCGACCGGCGACTGGGCGCGGTCCTGGACTCGGACCGCGTGCAGTTGAAGGAGGCCATCTTCAACACCACCGAGTTCCACACCGGCCTGGACTTCCGCTTCCGCCGCAGCGACAGGCCCGGCGCGCTGCTGGGCAACAACGGCTACCGGGTGCCCCGCTCCGTGGGCCAGCACGTGCGGCTGGCGGACATCGCCGCCGCATCGTCCTGCTTCCCCGGCGGCTTCGAGCCCCTCGTCTTCCCCCAGCAGTTCCACTGGCCCCAGGACTACCCGCTCGACACGGCGAAGCAGGAGCTGGGCCCGAAGTTCGAGGGCGGACTGCCCCTGATGGATGGCGGCATCTATGACAACCAGGGCATCGACAGCCTGATGCTGGCGTATGGCGCGTCCGAACCGCCGCCCACGTTGATCATCTCCGACGTGAGCACCCAGAGCCCGCGCATGTACGACGTCCCGGAGAACCCCACGAAGCGCGGCTGGGTGACGCTCGATGGCGTCTCCTGGATGGCCTATGGCCTGTTCGCGCTGACGCTGGCCTCCGCCGCCATCCTCGCGTGGCGCGGCTTCGAAACCGCGAGCCAGGGTGCCTGGTCCCCGAGCGATTACTTCCTGTATCTGATTCCCGGCCTGATGAGCGCGGCGGCGGCCACCGCGCTGGTCTGGGCGCGCGCGCGACTCAACGACGTCATGGCGCTCCTCAAGCGGCAGATGGACCTGGACGTCTGGCCCTCGTTCAAGAAGCTCACGGTGCTGGAGTTCGCACAGATGCTCGTCCTGCGCGTCACATCGATGCTGGCGATGACGTCGCAGGTGTTCATGAAGCGCGTGCGCGGCCTCGTCTTCAGTCAGCTCTACCAGGACCGCCGCTTCAAGGACCGGCGCGTGTCCAACCTCATCACCGCGCTCACCGTGGACCGCCCCCACCTGTTCGCGAAGCACCCGTGGCTCAAGCCCGGCCCGCACCTGGTCGCGCTGGGCACCCAAGCTTGCCAGATGCCCACCACGCTCTGGTTCACGCAGGCCCGCCAGTTCACCGCCGTGGAGTCCGCCGGCGCGGCCACCCTCTGCTTCGTGCTGCTGCGCCACCTCATCGACCACCACACCGGCCAGTTCGAGGCCCCGGGCCAGCCGCTCAACGCCCTCTATGAGCGGCTGCGCCAGGAATGGTCCGTGCTCAACCCGCAGCGCCCCCAGCCCGAGGACCAACAGTCCGTGGCCGCCTGA
- a CDS encoding DUSAM domain-containing protein: MSEKVDWDPIRALARRVIREGAPLVLDEDVRALLRRTAREVGISDANAARALTTEAGALDLLNETSRRITDGSNRLMDALHRMYRHQKAGDFDSARQEMRDVLAVEEVPRYRATAQGQLEEMADEP; this comes from the coding sequence ATGTCCGAAAAGGTTGACTGGGACCCCATCCGCGCGCTGGCACGCCGGGTCATCCGGGAGGGGGCGCCACTCGTCCTTGACGAGGATGTGCGCGCACTCCTCCGGCGCACAGCGCGAGAAGTAGGCATCAGCGATGCCAATGCTGCGCGCGCGCTCACGACAGAGGCGGGCGCCTTGGACCTCCTCAACGAGACCTCGCGACGCATCACGGACGGGTCCAACAGATTGATGGACGCGTTACACAGGATGTACCGCCACCAGAAGGCCGGAGACTTCGACAGCGCCCGCCAGGAAATGCGAGATGTGCTCGCCGTCGAGGAGGTACCGCGCTACCGAGCGACGGCACAGGGTCAGCTCGAAGAAATGGCGGACGAGCCGTAG
- a CDS encoding DUF2381 family protein: MFTPLPILIALAFAALPAEPAYAQPTSCRESTERPIALGDAWCGQPPEIRVGEGVVTVLRFDTPLVRAETTGPGSFRRVVDGELLILVPEEPVTDESRASLTVYFADGAVPTQATLHLVVATPARAERQVEIFRRARTAASLQRELRETQRTLQELREENARLRAAQARPGGLMGLWVSGVMGGAGVATRELLDVRRHARNSLVLRAGMTFRARSMLVVVGLKNPLGAKPWQVTGAALVGPDGAELKIARVWAPAAINPGDEMDILVETEPVEVAPRGPFTLTLWGEDGKRPVILGNIEFP; this comes from the coding sequence GTGTTCACGCCACTGCCCATCCTGATTGCCCTTGCCTTCGCGGCCCTGCCCGCGGAGCCCGCGTACGCCCAGCCCACCTCCTGCCGTGAGTCGACGGAGCGTCCCATTGCGTTGGGCGATGCGTGGTGCGGCCAGCCGCCTGAAATCCGGGTTGGAGAAGGCGTCGTCACGGTGTTGCGCTTCGACACGCCCCTGGTACGCGCCGAGACGACTGGCCCAGGGAGCTTCCGCCGGGTCGTGGACGGTGAACTCCTCATCTTGGTGCCAGAGGAGCCCGTGACTGACGAATCCCGCGCCTCGCTCACGGTGTACTTCGCGGACGGAGCGGTCCCTACCCAGGCCACGCTCCACCTCGTCGTGGCGACGCCCGCGCGAGCGGAGCGGCAGGTGGAGATCTTCCGGCGAGCGCGCACAGCGGCCTCGCTCCAACGGGAACTGCGCGAGACGCAGCGGACGCTTCAGGAACTGCGTGAGGAGAACGCGCGGCTGCGCGCGGCGCAGGCGCGCCCCGGTGGCTTGATGGGGCTGTGGGTGAGTGGAGTCATGGGCGGCGCAGGCGTCGCCACACGAGAGCTTCTGGACGTCCGGAGACACGCGAGGAACAGCCTGGTGCTTCGGGCCGGGATGACCTTCCGGGCCCGGAGCATGTTGGTGGTCGTGGGCCTGAAGAACCCGCTGGGTGCGAAGCCCTGGCAAGTCACCGGCGCGGCATTGGTCGGTCCCGATGGCGCGGAGTTGAAGATCGCGCGGGTATGGGCCCCGGCCGCCATCAACCCCGGCGACGAAATGGACATCCTGGTGGAGACCGAGCCCGTGGAAGTCGCACCACGAGGCCCCTTCACCCTGACGCTGTGGGGAGAGGACGGCAAGCGCCCCGTCATCCTCGGCAACATCGAGTTCCCGTGA
- a CDS encoding serine/threonine-protein kinase — MAAAQRREASPGTRIAGFALGKRLGSGACGDVYLAMRDGEEVALKLQDLQQMAGWPERECAILLRLRHPNVVGFRACGKYPGEAPRLFYLAMECVRGRTLHQWVEEENPSARQVARLLRGMALGLEATHAAGVVHRDLKESNVMVRESDGEPVLVDFGVGDFAGAPRITQGVLPPGTLRYRSPEALAFRRGSSSATCPKYRCGPADDVYALGVVLYWMLTGRPPFLDVVTPSEVEAVISEVPRAPHAVNPRVPAALSELCLRMLAKDAEARGSAAALTVDVEHALATADATWDAPLCEWRQGAEAPTLGARSEDDNDAALVMWVEAGDAHWAAPRRGPLPHKAPLELCASDASPPRGPARRHAARWAVLFAGLACVVGTWHWVAAPTPDEMPQAIREVALPGGPPESEQAATLPSPGSTLAAATAEVAPPKKEELPVKQMPDSVTTPPQPASSARALKAAARTMVAVAACSGLGCPSGPQVRTAPPGEPCPPGAVEAMRKAGIRIGDRTGLIFVDAKDFGEPVPVREGRVQVELSTNFGALTSGKAVGELIFADRVYGRFTQAYTRGGDYIPVCLEMVEQYGVRGIRRKGRDPGPGSATVSNTAVVYAVSRFE; from the coding sequence ATGGCGGCAGCGCAGAGGCGAGAAGCTTCGCCGGGGACACGCATCGCGGGCTTTGCCCTGGGCAAGCGACTGGGCAGCGGCGCGTGCGGAGACGTGTACCTCGCGATGCGCGACGGAGAGGAGGTCGCGCTCAAGCTCCAGGACCTCCAGCAGATGGCTGGGTGGCCGGAGCGCGAATGCGCCATCCTCTTGCGGCTGCGCCACCCCAACGTCGTGGGCTTTCGTGCCTGTGGCAAATACCCGGGCGAAGCGCCGCGGCTGTTCTACCTGGCGATGGAATGCGTTCGAGGGCGGACGCTGCACCAGTGGGTGGAAGAGGAGAACCCCAGCGCGCGGCAGGTGGCACGGCTGCTGCGCGGCATGGCCCTGGGGCTGGAGGCCACGCACGCGGCGGGCGTCGTGCATCGCGACCTCAAGGAGTCCAACGTCATGGTGCGGGAGTCGGACGGGGAGCCCGTCCTGGTCGACTTCGGCGTGGGAGACTTCGCTGGAGCGCCTCGCATCACCCAGGGCGTCCTGCCACCGGGCACCCTGCGTTACCGCAGCCCGGAGGCGCTGGCGTTTCGCAGAGGCAGCAGCAGCGCCACGTGCCCGAAGTACCGGTGTGGCCCCGCCGATGACGTCTACGCGCTGGGGGTCGTCCTCTACTGGATGCTCACTGGCCGCCCTCCCTTCCTGGACGTGGTGACGCCCTCGGAGGTCGAGGCCGTCATCTCCGAGGTGCCTCGCGCTCCCCACGCGGTGAACCCACGCGTGCCCGCAGCGCTGAGCGAGCTGTGCCTGCGGATGCTGGCGAAGGATGCCGAAGCCCGAGGGAGCGCGGCGGCGCTGACTGTCGACGTGGAGCATGCGCTCGCGACCGCGGACGCGACCTGGGACGCGCCCTTGTGCGAGTGGCGGCAGGGTGCCGAGGCTCCCACCCTCGGCGCCAGGTCCGAGGACGACAACGACGCCGCGCTGGTGATGTGGGTCGAGGCGGGTGACGCCCACTGGGCCGCGCCCAGGCGAGGCCCCCTGCCCCACAAGGCGCCACTGGAGCTGTGTGCTTCCGACGCCTCGCCGCCCCGGGGGCCTGCGCGCCGCCACGCCGCGCGGTGGGCCGTGCTGTTCGCCGGACTGGCGTGCGTGGTGGGCACGTGGCACTGGGTGGCGGCGCCCACACCTGACGAGATGCCCCAGGCCATCCGGGAAGTGGCTTTGCCCGGTGGCCCGCCGGAAAGTGAGCAGGCCGCGACCCTGCCCAGCCCTGGGTCCACCCTCGCGGCCGCCACCGCCGAGGTGGCGCCCCCGAAGAAGGAAGAGCTCCCCGTGAAGCAGATGCCCGACAGCGTGACGACTCCCCCGCAGCCCGCCTCCAGCGCGCGGGCCCTCAAGGCCGCGGCCCGGACGATGGTGGCCGTCGCCGCCTGCTCGGGCCTGGGTTGCCCCAGCGGCCCGCAGGTGCGCACGGCGCCGCCCGGAGAGCCCTGCCCGCCCGGCGCGGTGGAGGCGATGAGGAAGGCCGGAATCCGAATCGGGGATAGAACCGGCCTCATCTTCGTCGACGCGAAGGATTTTGGAGAACCGGTCCCCGTCCGGGAGGGCCGCGTCCAGGTCGAACTCAGCACGAACTTCGGAGCCCTCACGTCCGGCAAGGCCGTGGGCGAGCTGATCTTCGCTGACCGCGTCTACGGCCGCTTCACCCAGGCCTACACCCGTGGAGGGGACTACATCCCCGTGTGCCTGGAGATGGTCGAGCAGTACGGGGTCCGCGGCATCCGGCGAAAAGGCCGCGACCCGGGCCCTGGCAGCGCCACGGTCAGCAACACCGCCGTGGTCTACGCCGTGAGTCGCTTCGAATAG
- a CDS encoding helix-turn-helix domain-containing protein: MDEELGATFGKAVREARARLGLTQAEVAALLDMHPMVYSRMERGKMLPRVSTLRKVAMVLRTSTDELLGLSREGRPGARKQSSLQRRLATLSEGLDEEKLKALVVMASALSR; the protein is encoded by the coding sequence ATGGACGAAGAACTGGGAGCGACTTTTGGAAAGGCCGTGCGCGAGGCGCGAGCGCGGCTGGGGTTGACGCAGGCCGAAGTGGCGGCGCTGTTGGACATGCACCCCATGGTCTACAGCCGGATGGAGCGGGGGAAGATGCTGCCGCGGGTGTCCACGCTCCGGAAGGTGGCCATGGTGCTGCGCACCTCCACGGATGAGCTGCTGGGGCTCTCCCGCGAGGGCCGGCCGGGCGCCAGGAAGCAGTCCTCGCTGCAGCGGAGGTTGGCGACGCTCTCGGAAGGTCTGGACGAAGAGAAGCTCAAGGCGCTCGTCGTGATGGCGAGCGCCCTGTCTCGTTAG
- a CDS encoding serine/threonine protein kinase, translated as MASQHPTTTTRDHPSIIRFERRHVLFSVEHTRFEFVRTLERRANGEELLLADRYQRHGLSGPVVIKRVRSPASSARRHRLVEEVQLAYRLHHPTIAQVHYFKIHRGRPYIIMEHVNGPSLETVLNLMAMRGRPVSLAFALHVAAELADALHHAHSLKDEQGRSLGLIHRDVSPRNVRVARTGEVKLTHFGVAYSHLIGREETAGALLKGDVAYASPEYLAGTTLTSASDLFSLGLVLLELATGRHLFAAAPDSLEPPRAKSRELRLEEPPSLPLTQMLMAMEDHGPQDVERAAASLPHDVRAVLHGMLHKDVSKRFGSAGAVCLALRECLVQAIRRTGRPFGRADVADELARLISDASAVRDEVELLDESLFPSGLESHELPGRGPKDT; from the coding sequence TTGGCCTCTCAGCACCCCACGACCACCACCCGGGACCACCCCTCCATCATCAGGTTCGAACGGAGGCATGTGCTCTTCTCCGTGGAGCACACGCGGTTCGAATTCGTCCGCACGCTGGAGCGACGTGCCAACGGGGAGGAGTTGCTCCTGGCCGACCGCTACCAGCGGCACGGGCTTTCGGGCCCCGTCGTCATCAAGCGAGTGCGCAGCCCCGCCAGCTCCGCGCGCCGGCACCGGCTGGTGGAGGAAGTGCAACTGGCCTACCGGCTCCACCATCCCACCATCGCCCAGGTGCACTACTTCAAGATCCACCGGGGCAGGCCGTACATCATCATGGAGCACGTGAACGGCCCCTCACTGGAGACCGTCCTGAATCTGATGGCCATGCGCGGAAGGCCGGTGTCCCTGGCCTTCGCGCTCCATGTCGCCGCGGAGCTGGCGGACGCCCTGCATCACGCTCACTCGCTCAAGGATGAGCAGGGCCGCTCCCTGGGGCTGATTCATCGCGATGTCAGCCCGCGCAACGTGCGGGTCGCGCGAACGGGCGAGGTGAAGCTGACGCACTTTGGCGTGGCCTATTCGCACCTGATTGGGAGGGAGGAGACCGCCGGGGCCTTGCTCAAGGGCGACGTGGCCTATGCCTCGCCGGAGTACCTCGCGGGCACGACGCTGACCTCCGCCTCGGACCTCTTCTCGCTGGGGCTGGTGCTGCTGGAGCTGGCCACGGGGAGACACCTGTTCGCCGCCGCGCCCGACTCGCTGGAGCCACCGCGCGCGAAGTCACGGGAACTGCGACTGGAGGAGCCCCCTTCCCTGCCGCTCACGCAGATGCTGATGGCGATGGAGGACCATGGCCCCCAGGACGTCGAGCGAGCCGCCGCGAGCCTGCCGCACGACGTGCGGGCCGTCCTTCACGGCATGCTGCACAAGGACGTGTCGAAGCGTTTCGGCTCGGCGGGAGCAGTGTGCCTGGCGCTCCGGGAGTGCCTCGTCCAGGCCATCCGCCGCACGGGCCGCCCCTTCGGAAGGGCCGACGTGGCGGATGAACTGGCGCGGCTCATCAGCGACGCCAGCGCGGTGCGCGACGAGGTCGAGCTGCTCGACGAGAGCCTCTTTCCCTCGGGCCTCGAGTCCCACGAACTGCCAGGGCGCGGCCCCAAGGACACCTGA
- a CDS encoding SDR family NAD(P)-dependent oxidoreductase, producing MDTELQGRGVLVTGGAGGIGTALVHTFAEEGAKVAVHYHSSTEKAQALAREVGGAAVRADLTVESDVDALVPAAVAALGRLDVLVCNAGVWPAPDEPLWEMSLTRWRRTLAENLDSVFLCCRAFLRHVATTKTGNIVIISSTAGLFGEAGHADYAAAKGALASGFLKSLKNELGRIAPLARVNVVCPGWTAVDRSRDKLAQPGFVERVTRTMPLRKVAEPVDVARMVVSLASDRISGHVTGEVVTVAGGMEGRVLHDD from the coding sequence ATGGACACGGAGCTGCAGGGCAGAGGCGTCCTGGTCACGGGCGGCGCTGGAGGCATCGGCACCGCCCTGGTCCACACCTTCGCGGAAGAAGGCGCGAAGGTCGCGGTGCACTACCACTCCAGTACCGAGAAGGCCCAGGCACTGGCGCGCGAGGTCGGCGGCGCCGCGGTGCGCGCGGACCTGACGGTGGAGTCAGACGTGGACGCGCTCGTCCCCGCGGCGGTGGCCGCGCTGGGGCGGCTGGACGTGCTGGTGTGCAACGCGGGCGTCTGGCCCGCCCCGGATGAGCCCCTCTGGGAGATGTCCCTGACGCGCTGGCGCCGCACGCTGGCGGAGAACCTGGACAGCGTCTTCCTGTGTTGCCGCGCCTTCCTCCGGCACGTGGCCACCACGAAGACGGGCAACATCGTCATCATCAGCTCCACCGCGGGGCTGTTCGGTGAAGCAGGCCATGCCGACTACGCCGCCGCCAAGGGCGCGCTGGCGAGCGGCTTCCTCAAGAGCCTCAAGAACGAACTGGGCCGCATCGCGCCCCTGGCCCGCGTCAACGTCGTGTGCCCGGGATGGACGGCGGTGGACCGCAGCCGCGACAAGCTGGCGCAGCCGGGCTTCGTCGAGCGCGTCACGCGGACGATGCCGCTGCGCAAGGTGGCCGAGCCCGTGGATGTGGCGCGAATGGTGGTGTCGCTCGCGTCGGACCGAATCTCCGGACACGTGACCGGTGAAGTCGTCACGGTGGCCGGAGGCATGGAAGGAAGGGTGTTGCATGACGACTGA
- a CDS encoding class I SAM-dependent methyltransferase has protein sequence MTTESDVRKYNREAWNHQVATGNKWTLPVSPEVIAAARRGDWSVVLTPTKPVPREWFGDIQGKDLLCLAGSGGQQAPVFAAAGARVSVLDNSPAQLGQDRLVAEREGLALRLVEGDMRDLSAFEDASFDLIFHPCSNCFVDAVRPVWREAARVLRPGGVLLSGFTNPVNYLFDLALEKQGIFTLKYRMPYSDFTSLSDEERRRFTDANEPLCVGHSLEDQIGGQVDAGLAVVGFFEDSFGPEDALSRYYNGFIATRAVKLPTR, from the coding sequence ATGACGACTGAATCGGACGTGCGGAAGTACAACCGCGAGGCGTGGAATCACCAGGTGGCCACGGGCAACAAGTGGACGCTTCCCGTGAGCCCGGAGGTCATCGCGGCCGCGCGGCGGGGCGACTGGAGCGTGGTCCTCACCCCGACGAAGCCCGTTCCGCGCGAGTGGTTCGGTGACATCCAGGGCAAGGACCTCCTGTGCCTCGCGGGCTCGGGTGGGCAGCAGGCCCCGGTGTTCGCGGCGGCGGGCGCCCGGGTGTCGGTGCTGGACAACTCCCCCGCGCAGCTCGGCCAGGACCGCCTGGTGGCGGAGCGCGAGGGCCTGGCGCTGCGGCTGGTGGAGGGCGACATGCGCGACCTCTCCGCCTTCGAGGACGCGAGCTTCGACCTCATCTTCCACCCGTGCTCCAACTGCTTCGTGGACGCGGTGCGCCCCGTGTGGCGTGAGGCGGCGCGCGTGCTGCGTCCTGGCGGTGTGCTGCTGTCCGGCTTCACCAACCCCGTGAACTACCTGTTCGACCTGGCCTTGGAGAAGCAGGGCATCTTCACGTTGAAGTACCGGATGCCCTATTCGGACTTCACCAGCCTGTCCGACGAGGAGCGCCGCCGCTTCACGGATGCGAACGAGCCGCTCTGCGTGGGCCACTCCTTGGAGGACCAGATTGGCGGACAGGTGGACGCGGGGCTCGCCGTCGTCGGCTTCTTCGAGGACTCGTTCGGTCCGGAAGATGCCCTGTCGCGGTACTACAACGGCTTCATCGCCACCCGCGCGGTGAAGCTCCCCACGCGGTAG
- a CDS encoding ChaN family lipoprotein, producing MRASLALHLALFRRQRAQIARVVDGQTASFRAYEARFRRRTTAYRNLTTLPAVYQQVQAADVVYVGDYHTLPLAQETYLTLVERAVASGRRVIMALECVEGRHQATVDAWRAGRITERSLLAKLGPGTGSGSRALLAFARKHKLEVVGIDRRAQGERSLELRDAYAAERIARAARASDRPLVMVLVGQYHVAPCHLPAQVERALGAETRKGLILYQNAEGIWWRLAREGRAGAVEAVELADGALCLMNASPVVCQQSFLDYLEAEAGDAPLLDRGAAERFREMSSLIGRLAGVSVGRALDTVDVVTAADGDVLARIQRRGRFTQTELAQLRRHILSRESSYIPRARMAYLASLSLNHAAEEAAHFVRHCAVGDAMDAPRNASEAFYARCLEEALGFFGSKLVNPRRTCLGVAEWAKRFGESRGVDRQIAAFVLAHKATESEAPEEAVKLLPLRKDRLFHGVSHALGYLLGDGLYQAFDAGQVDKAEVQALFRDPFVDPRAAYFHWAERLGL from the coding sequence ATGCGCGCTTCGCTCGCCTTGCACCTCGCCCTGTTCCGACGCCAGCGCGCGCAAATCGCCCGAGTGGTGGACGGACAGACGGCATCCTTCCGTGCCTACGAGGCCCGCTTCCGGCGGCGCACCACGGCCTATCGGAACCTCACCACCCTGCCCGCCGTGTACCAGCAGGTGCAGGCCGCGGACGTGGTCTACGTCGGCGACTACCACACGCTCCCGCTCGCGCAGGAAACGTACCTCACACTGGTGGAGCGGGCCGTGGCCTCGGGCCGCCGCGTCATCATGGCGCTCGAGTGCGTGGAAGGCCGTCACCAGGCCACGGTGGATGCGTGGCGGGCGGGCCGAATCACGGAGCGCTCCCTGCTGGCGAAGCTGGGCCCGGGCACCGGCTCCGGTTCACGCGCCCTGCTCGCCTTCGCGCGCAAGCACAAGCTGGAGGTGGTGGGCATCGACCGCCGGGCCCAGGGCGAACGTTCGTTGGAGCTGCGGGATGCGTACGCGGCCGAGCGCATCGCCCGCGCCGCCCGCGCGTCCGACAGGCCCCTCGTCATGGTGCTGGTGGGCCAGTACCACGTCGCGCCCTGCCACCTCCCCGCGCAGGTGGAGCGCGCGTTGGGCGCGGAGACGCGCAAGGGACTCATCCTGTACCAGAACGCCGAAGGCATCTGGTGGCGGCTGGCGCGAGAGGGCCGCGCGGGCGCCGTGGAGGCCGTGGAACTCGCGGACGGCGCCCTGTGCCTGATGAACGCGTCGCCCGTCGTGTGCCAGCAGAGCTTCCTGGACTACCTGGAGGCGGAGGCCGGCGACGCCCCCCTGCTCGACCGTGGCGCCGCGGAGCGCTTCCGGGAGATGTCCTCGTTGATCGGCCGGCTCGCGGGCGTGTCCGTGGGCCGGGCGTTGGACACCGTGGACGTGGTCACCGCCGCGGACGGCGACGTCCTGGCGCGCATCCAACGGCGCGGACGCTTCACTCAAACCGAGCTCGCCCAGCTCCGCCGGCACATCCTGTCGCGTGAGAGCAGCTACATCCCACGCGCGCGAATGGCCTACCTCGCGTCGCTGTCCCTGAACCACGCGGCGGAGGAGGCGGCGCACTTCGTCCGTCACTGCGCCGTGGGTGACGCCATGGACGCGCCTCGCAACGCGTCGGAGGCCTTCTACGCGCGCTGCCTGGAAGAGGCGCTGGGCTTCTTCGGCTCGAAGCTCGTCAACCCCCGGCGCACCTGCCTGGGCGTCGCGGAGTGGGCGAAGCGCTTCGGTGAGAGCCGTGGCGTGGACCGGCAGATCGCCGCCTTCGTCCTGGCGCACAAGGCCACGGAGTCGGAAGCCCCCGAGGAGGCCGTGAAGCTCCTCCCCCTGCGCAAGGACCGCCTGTTCCATGGCGTCAGCCATGCGCTGGGCTACCTGCTCGGCGACGGGCTGTACCAGGCCTTCGACGCGGGTCAGGTCGACAAGGCGGAGGTCCAGGCGCTGTTCCGGGACCCCTTCGTGGATCCTCGCGCCGCGTACTTCCATTGGGCGGAGCGCCTGGGCCTCTGA